One genomic window of uncultured Campylobacter sp. includes the following:
- the nhaA gene encoding Na+/H+ antiporter NhaA yields the protein MQHIIKKILSSESSAGVILLLSAVFAIIAQNVEFLSKYYEAFLHLSFTIGVGSAKLDESMHFLVNDVLMAIFFFAIGLELKREKIEGQLRHFSQILLPSFAALGGVMMPAIIFSIINWGDAVAMKGWAIPTATDIAFAVGVMALLGKKIPASLKIFVLTLAIMDDLCAILIIALFYSSTINAIYLGGAAACVAIMLAMSRLGVDKKLPFIIVAVVLWVMVLNSGIHATIAGVLAGFCIPLKTRSGSMLKDMEHGLAYPVNFFILPIFAFTNAGVSLAGISPSFLFGPVPMGIMLGLFFGKQIGIFAFSWILIKAKIAYMPENAGWPQLYAVAIICGIGFTMALFVDGLAYGGSDMYHYTDKLAVFLGSIISGVVGFFVAKAVAVKQS from the coding sequence GTGCAACATATCATTAAGAAAATTTTATCAAGTGAAAGTAGTGCCGGCGTTATATTACTTCTATCCGCGGTTTTTGCGATCATAGCTCAAAACGTAGAATTTTTATCAAAGTATTACGAAGCGTTTTTGCATTTGAGTTTTACCATAGGCGTGGGTTCTGCGAAACTTGACGAATCAATGCATTTTTTGGTAAACGACGTACTCATGGCGATATTTTTCTTTGCCATCGGACTTGAGCTCAAGCGCGAAAAGATCGAAGGGCAGCTGCGCCATTTTTCTCAAATTCTACTTCCTAGCTTCGCGGCTTTAGGCGGAGTAATGATGCCTGCGATAATATTTTCGATCATCAACTGGGGCGATGCCGTCGCGATGAAGGGCTGGGCGATCCCAACGGCGACAGATATAGCCTTTGCTGTAGGCGTTATGGCACTTTTGGGCAAAAAAATCCCGGCTAGCCTTAAAATTTTTGTCCTAACGCTTGCGATAATGGACGATCTGTGTGCAATTTTAATCATCGCTTTGTTTTATTCCTCTACCATAAACGCAATCTATCTAGGCGGCGCAGCTGCCTGTGTCGCAATAATGTTAGCGATGAGCAGACTTGGTGTCGATAAAAAGCTTCCGTTTATCATCGTGGCCGTGGTGCTGTGGGTGATGGTACTAAACTCCGGTATCCACGCGACCATCGCAGGAGTGCTTGCGGGTTTTTGTATCCCGCTTAAGACCCGCTCGGGTTCTATGCTAAAGGATATGGAGCACGGACTAGCCTACCCCGTAAATTTCTTCATCTTGCCGATCTTTGCCTTTACAAACGCAGGCGTTTCGCTAGCAGGCATCAGTCCTAGCTTCCTTTTCGGTCCGGTGCCGATGGGTATCATGCTAGGGCTATTTTTCGGTAAACAGATCGGAATTTTTGCCTTTAGCTGGATTTTAATCAAAGCCAAAATCGCCTACATGCCGGAAAATGCAGGCTGGCCGCAGCTTTACGCAGTAGCAATTATCTGTGGTATCGGCTTTACGATGGCGCTTTTCGTCGATGGCCTCGCATACGGCGGCAGCGATATGTATCATTACACAGACAAGCTCGCGGTATTTTTAGGCTCGATAATTTCCGGAGTAGTGGGATTTTTCGTCGCAAAAGCAGTCGCAGTAAAACAAAGCTAA
- the dnaN gene encoding DNA polymerase III subunit beta, with the protein MKVLITKKLLEEIVSNTSSYLDKKDLSSITSHLLMSAKDGIFSIKATDHEIGLSYNIQNVAIETEGEATANGGKLLSVIKGLSDDSVTLETVNGALFVKQKKSKYKLPMFETNDFPSFPTIDGKNSFDVNAGILGRSLKKIYPSIDTNNPKYELNGALIDVKEGFINLVGTDTKRLSVYKLITQSKAGELDTKILIPKKAIGEIQKLFSDKIKIYYDENVLLAVSENFEFFTKLINGKFPNYERVIPSDTAYKISIPRDKMVSGVRAINAMCEEMKVTIKKDGMIFESINEDNSEAKTEIEAAIEINGEIVFGVKNRFLLDFLSNIESEIFELDFNSSDTAFVLSADGLKTVVMPINNI; encoded by the coding sequence ATGAAAGTGTTAATCACTAAAAAGCTTTTAGAAGAGATAGTTTCAAATACTAGCTCCTATCTTGATAAAAAAGATCTAAGCTCGATAACTTCGCATCTTTTAATGAGTGCAAAAGATGGAATTTTTAGTATAAAAGCTACCGATCATGAAATAGGCCTTAGCTATAATATTCAGAACGTCGCTATAGAAACAGAAGGCGAAGCCACTGCAAATGGAGGCAAGCTCCTTAGCGTTATTAAAGGTCTAAGCGACGATAGCGTTACTTTAGAAACTGTCAACGGAGCGCTCTTCGTAAAGCAAAAAAAATCCAAGTACAAGCTTCCGATGTTTGAGACTAATGATTTCCCAAGTTTCCCTACAATAGATGGTAAAAACAGCTTTGACGTAAACGCTGGAATTTTAGGCAGAAGCCTTAAAAAAATATATCCGTCGATAGACACCAACAATCCAAAATATGAGCTTAATGGCGCTTTAATAGACGTAAAAGAGGGTTTTATAAATTTAGTCGGAACCGATACAAAGCGACTTAGCGTTTATAAGCTAATCACTCAATCAAAAGCGGGCGAGCTAGATACTAAAATTTTAATCCCTAAAAAGGCAATAGGTGAAATTCAAAAGCTATTTTCGGACAAAATTAAAATTTACTACGACGAAAACGTGTTGCTAGCAGTGAGCGAGAATTTTGAGTTTTTTACAAAGCTTATTAACGGCAAATTTCCAAACTACGAGCGTGTGATCCCAAGCGATACTGCGTATAAAATTTCAATCCCACGCGATAAGATGGTAAGTGGCGTACGAGCAATAAACGCAATGTGCGAGGAGATGAAGGTTACCATTAAAAAGGACGGAATGATTTTTGAGAGCATCAACGAGGATAATTCTGAGGCAAAGACCGAAATTGAAGCGGCGATCGAGATAAACGGAGAAATAGTTTTTGGCGTAAAAAATCGCTTTTTACTTGATTTTTTAAGTAATATCGAGAGCGAAATTTTTGAGCTTGATTTTAATAGCTCCGATACGGCGTTCGTGCTTAGCGCGGATGGCTTAAAAACGGTCGTCATGCCGATAAATAATATTTAA
- a CDS encoding isochorismatase family cysteine hydrolase: MKTLVFVIDMLNGFVKFGAMADPSIAKIAPAVLKQIEAAKNVHFICDAHAERDLEMKRYPVHCLVGSPEAEVIEELAPYVGEQNVTFKRSTNGFHNLDKKILDGFDRFVITGCCTDICVIQFALSLRTYLNETGADKDVIVPRDAVATYDTPNHERGYYDECALNLMQNAGILVI; encoded by the coding sequence ATGAAAACTTTGGTATTTGTGATCGATATGCTAAACGGCTTCGTAAAATTCGGCGCGATGGCCGATCCTAGCATAGCAAAGATCGCTCCTGCGGTGCTTAAACAGATAGAAGCGGCTAAAAACGTGCATTTCATCTGCGACGCTCACGCCGAGCGGGATTTGGAGATGAAGCGCTATCCAGTTCACTGCCTAGTTGGCTCGCCCGAAGCGGAGGTGATCGAGGAGCTTGCGCCCTACGTAGGCGAGCAAAACGTCACTTTTAAGCGCAGCACGAATGGCTTTCATAATTTGGATAAGAAAATTCTGGACGGCTTCGATCGCTTTGTGATTACGGGCTGTTGCACCGATATCTGCGTGATACAGTTTGCGCTTAGCCTGCGCACCTATCTCAACGAAACTGGCGCCGATAAGGACGTCATCGTTCCGCGCGATGCGGTAGCTACGTATGACACGCCGAATCATGAGCGCGGCTACTACGATGAATGCGCACTAAACTTAATGCAAAATGCGGGTATTTTGGTGATTTAA
- the lspA gene encoding signal peptidase II, whose translation MAKTCIKFILLFMAIFAIDQAIKLAFLNGFSWQGEFFSLELTLNRGVAFSMFAFLGENLKFIQIVLISALAAYVFYHKKLFCEHWMPFALMLAGGCSNLLDRFIRGGVVDYVAWHKWFEFAVFNFADVMIDLAVVIFIFQGLRTAKKEKNEEK comes from the coding sequence ATGGCTAAGACCTGTATTAAATTTATCCTGCTTTTCATGGCAATCTTTGCGATCGATCAAGCGATCAAGCTCGCATTTTTAAACGGCTTTTCGTGGCAGGGGGAGTTTTTTTCGCTAGAGCTTACGCTTAACCGCGGCGTTGCGTTTTCGATGTTTGCGTTTTTGGGCGAAAATTTAAAATTTATCCAGATCGTGCTGATCTCAGCGCTTGCAGCGTATGTATTTTATCATAAAAAGCTCTTTTGCGAGCACTGGATGCCATTTGCGCTAATGCTCGCAGGAGGGTGTTCAAACCTGCTTGATCGCTTCATTCGCGGCGGCGTCGTGGATTACGTCGCGTGGCATAAGTGGTTTGAGTTTGCGGTGTTTAATTTCGCCGACGTGATGATCGATCTAGCCGTGGTAATTTTTATTTTTCAGGGCTTACGCACCGCAAAAAAGGAGAAAAATGAAGAGAAATAA
- the dnaA gene encoding chromosomal replication initiator protein DnaA — protein sequence MVTSQAQEILSNLEKEILPTEYSRYIKNLKFNDKNSTPEFFIYNATNEFIAKYAQTKYGTKIKELIKKQFGLNDVIVKITSKAKISPKEKVKIISEKPKSTILSENYNFENFIIGDSNKFAFECSVSVAKEPGIRFNPLFIYGPSGLGKTHLLQSIGNYCIKKGKTVICVTSEQFANDFVFNLKNNSIDKFKQKYRNCDVLLIDDIQFLIGRDKAQEELFYTFNELKDKNCQIVLTNDLPPKFLKGFESRLTTRFESGIIANITPPDLETKIAIINKKSEENRVRIPHDVVEYIAANMGDNIREIEGAINKLNAYSSILRTKITLEFTKSTLQDQIHQKYSSVSLEHVIEVISKELNVKPSELKSKTRAKNVVEARQICIYLTKQLTQNSMPKIAAFFNLKDHSAISKNIKKINELIQTDEMLKIKIEELKNKITKKDKNEI from the coding sequence ATGGTGACGTCGCAAGCACAAGAAATTTTATCGAATTTAGAGAAGGAAATTTTACCTACCGAATACTCTAGATACATTAAAAATTTGAAATTTAACGATAAAAACTCGACCCCGGAATTTTTCATTTATAACGCAACTAACGAGTTTATAGCCAAATATGCCCAGACAAAATACGGCACTAAGATAAAAGAGCTTATCAAAAAACAGTTCGGGCTTAATGACGTAATCGTCAAAATCACCTCAAAAGCTAAAATTTCGCCGAAAGAAAAGGTAAAAATCATCTCGGAAAAGCCAAAGAGCACGATTCTAAGCGAAAATTATAATTTTGAAAATTTTATCATCGGCGATTCAAATAAATTTGCCTTCGAGTGTTCGGTATCCGTCGCAAAAGAGCCCGGAATTCGCTTTAATCCGCTCTTTATCTACGGACCTAGTGGGCTAGGAAAAACTCACCTGCTTCAATCGATCGGAAATTACTGCATCAAAAAGGGAAAAACCGTCATTTGCGTCACCAGCGAGCAGTTCGCTAATGATTTCGTCTTTAACCTTAAAAACAACTCGATCGATAAATTTAAACAAAAATACCGCAACTGCGACGTTTTGCTCATCGACGACATTCAGTTTTTAATTGGACGCGATAAAGCTCAAGAGGAGCTTTTTTATACGTTTAACGAGCTGAAAGACAAAAACTGCCAAATCGTGCTAACCAACGACCTACCGCCAAAATTTCTAAAAGGCTTTGAAAGTCGTCTTACAACGCGATTTGAAAGCGGCATAATAGCAAACATAACCCCGCCGGATCTAGAAACTAAAATTGCTATTATCAATAAAAAGAGTGAAGAAAATCGCGTTAGAATTCCACACGACGTCGTAGAATACATCGCCGCAAATATGGGTGACAATATCCGTGAGATCGAAGGCGCAATAAATAAACTAAACGCCTATTCCTCAATACTTCGCACAAAGATCACGTTAGAATTTACCAAAAGTACGCTTCAAGATCAGATCCATCAAAAATATTCAAGCGTGAGTCTCGAACACGTCATAGAGGTGATTTCAAAAGAACTGAACGTAAAACCTAGCGAGCTAAAAAGCAAAACGCGAGCTAAAAACGTCGTCGAAGCGCGCCAAATTTGCATATATCTAACCAAACAGTTAACTCAAAACTCAATGCCTAAAATCGCCGCATTTTTTAATCTAAAAGATCACAGCGCCATCAGCAAAAATATCAAAAAAATCAACGAACTCATTCAAACCGACGAGATGTTAAAAATAAAGATCGAAGAACTAAAAAACAAAATAACCAAAAAGGATAAGAATGAAATTTAA
- a CDS encoding NINE protein — translation MKRNNYIAYALWFLGAFSWIAAMPIGGGLHRIYCGKFISGFAQIALFWLGSFTLWFLVGFLFWAIWGIWILLDIFFVGIWVEDLNAFASETEEDDYEGRLKKVDALFELYQKGAISKEEFEARKEILMRD, via the coding sequence ATGAAGAGAAATAATTACATCGCTTACGCGCTTTGGTTTTTAGGTGCGTTTTCGTGGATCGCAGCTATGCCTATCGGTGGCGGACTGCATAGAATTTACTGCGGCAAATTTATCAGCGGATTTGCTCAAATCGCGCTATTTTGGCTAGGGAGCTTTACACTATGGTTTTTAGTGGGCTTTTTGTTTTGGGCGATTTGGGGAATTTGGATTTTGCTAGATATATTTTTCGTAGGAATTTGGGTGGAAGATTTAAATGCTTTTGCAAGCGAGACGGAGGAGGACGACTACGAAGGACGTCTAAAAAAAGTCGATGCGCTCTTTGAGCTGTATCAAAAAGGCGCGATTTCCAAAGAAGAATTCGAGGCGCGAAAAGAAATTTTAATGAGAGATTAA
- the glmM gene encoding phosphoglucosamine mutase, producing the protein MKLFGTDGVRGKAGEFLTAELAMRVAMAAGIYFRKNSVTNMILVGKDTRRSGYMIETAIVAGLTSVGYNVRQIGPMPTPAIAFLTEDMRCDAGIMISASHNPYYDNGIKFFNSEGFKLDEKEEAQIEKIYFSDDLIAEARTKMMQIGAAKRVDDVIGRYIVHIKNSFPKQKTLHGLRVVLDCANGASYKVAPTVFNELGAETIVIGDEPNGKNINDACGALSPQNLASEVKRLRADVGFAFDGDADRLVVVDENGEIIHGDALLGILAVYLKGKKRLAGDQMIATVMSNSALEDFLAKHGIALHRCNVGDKFVLETMHELGANFGGEQSGHVIFGDYAKTGDGIASALQFAACMLDMKKKASEFSGMIKPYPQILKNLKISDKKPLEKLKGLKELEASLKADKIRSLFRYSGTENVIRLLIEGKNEKLLQKRMDEVEKFFIKALNE; encoded by the coding sequence ATGAAACTTTTCGGGACGGACGGCGTACGAGGCAAAGCGGGAGAATTTCTAACCGCCGAGCTTGCGATGCGCGTAGCGATGGCAGCGGGAATTTATTTTAGGAAAAATTCCGTTACGAATATGATTCTAGTCGGCAAAGATACCCGCAGAAGCGGCTATATGATAGAAACCGCGATCGTAGCAGGCCTTACCTCGGTGGGCTACAACGTCCGTCAGATCGGACCGATGCCTACTCCTGCGATTGCCTTTCTTACGGAGGATATGCGCTGCGACGCGGGCATCATGATAAGCGCGAGCCACAATCCATACTACGACAACGGCATTAAATTTTTCAACAGCGAAGGCTTTAAACTCGACGAAAAAGAGGAAGCGCAGATCGAAAAAATTTATTTCAGTGACGATCTAATCGCCGAGGCGCGCACCAAAATGATGCAAATCGGCGCCGCAAAGCGCGTGGACGACGTCATCGGCAGATACATTGTGCATATTAAAAATTCCTTCCCGAAGCAAAAGACGCTGCACGGGCTTCGCGTGGTGCTTGATTGCGCAAACGGAGCAAGCTACAAGGTCGCACCTACCGTATTTAACGAGCTGGGAGCCGAAACTATCGTCATCGGCGACGAACCTAACGGCAAAAATATTAATGATGCTTGCGGCGCACTAAGCCCGCAAAATTTAGCCTCGGAGGTCAAAAGATTACGCGCCGATGTCGGCTTTGCTTTCGACGGGGATGCCGATAGACTCGTAGTCGTAGACGAAAACGGCGAGATCATCCACGGAGACGCGCTACTTGGAATTTTAGCGGTATATTTGAAAGGAAAAAAGCGCCTCGCAGGCGATCAGATGATTGCAACGGTGATGAGTAACTCCGCGCTGGAGGATTTTTTAGCCAAACACGGCATCGCGCTTCATCGCTGCAATGTAGGCGATAAATTTGTACTTGAGACGATGCACGAACTAGGCGCAAATTTCGGCGGCGAGCAGAGCGGGCATGTGATCTTTGGCGATTACGCCAAAACGGGCGACGGCATCGCAAGCGCGCTGCAATTCGCCGCCTGCATGCTGGATATGAAAAAGAAGGCAAGCGAATTTTCGGGGATGATTAAGCCTTATCCACAAATTTTAAAGAATTTGAAAATTTCGGATAAAAAGCCGCTTGAAAAATTAAAAGGGCTAAAGGAGCTTGAAGCAAGCCTCAAAGCGGACAAAATCCGCTCGCTCTTTCGCTACTCCGGCACCGAGAACGTTATCCGCCTCTTAATCGAGGGCAAAAACGAAAAACTGCTGCAAAAGCGAATGGATGAAGTGGAAAAATTTTTCATCAAAGCCCTAAATGAATAG
- the rpsT gene encoding 30S ribosomal protein S20 has product MANHKSAEKRARQTIKRTERNRFYRTRVKNITKAVREAVESKDLDAATQALKTANESFHSFVSRGFLKKQTASRKVSRLAKLVNSLKTAA; this is encoded by the coding sequence ATGGCAAATCACAAATCCGCCGAAAAACGCGCGAGACAAACCATAAAAAGAACGGAGCGAAATAGATTTTATCGCACCAGAGTAAAAAATATCACAAAAGCCGTAAGAGAGGCGGTCGAGAGCAAGGATCTAGACGCAGCGACTCAGGCTCTAAAAACGGCTAATGAAAGCTTTCACAGCTTCGTAAGCAGGGGCTTTTTGAAAAAACAGACCGCGAGCAGAAAAGTAAGCCGCCTAGCCAAACTTGTAAATTCTTTAAAAACCGCCGCGTAA
- the prfA gene encoding peptide chain release factor 1 — protein MLADKLKPFLDRYDELSRMLSDPAVTADIANMTALSKEQRSIEPIKEAASEYLKILNQIEENKALLSDADLGELAKEELKSLESEKPQLEEKIKILLLPKDPNDDKNIFLEIRAGTGGDEAALFAGDLLGAYLRYADLRGYKCEIVSTSEGSVGGYKEVILLVKGAGAYSRLKFEGGTHRVQRVPETESQGRVHTSAITVAVMPEIEDSEIQINPNDLRIDVMRSSGHGGQSVNTTDSAVRITHIPTGLVVTNQDGKDQHKNKEAAMKVLKARLYDMQEQERLEKERKDRKDQVGTGDRSGRIRTYNYPQNRISDHRINLTLYRLDAIMAGGLFDEIIDPLIAHSQAEAIANAGY, from the coding sequence ATGCTAGCCGATAAACTAAAGCCTTTTTTGGATCGCTACGACGAGCTTTCGCGCATGCTTAGCGATCCCGCAGTTACTGCAGATATCGCTAATATGACGGCACTATCTAAGGAACAGCGCAGTATCGAGCCGATCAAAGAGGCGGCTAGCGAGTATCTCAAAATTTTAAATCAGATCGAAGAAAACAAAGCCCTGCTAAGCGATGCCGATCTCGGCGAGCTAGCCAAAGAGGAGCTTAAAAGCTTAGAGAGCGAAAAACCGCAGCTCGAAGAAAAAATCAAAATTTTACTACTTCCGAAAGACCCCAACGACGATAAGAATATCTTTTTAGAGATCCGCGCCGGTACAGGCGGCGACGAAGCGGCGCTATTTGCGGGCGATCTGCTCGGCGCGTATCTGCGCTATGCCGATCTTCGCGGATATAAATGCGAGATCGTAAGCACCAGCGAAGGCAGCGTCGGCGGCTACAAAGAAGTGATCTTGCTCGTAAAGGGCGCGGGAGCATATTCACGGCTGAAATTTGAAGGCGGCACCCACCGCGTGCAGCGCGTTCCCGAAACGGAGAGCCAGGGTAGGGTGCATACCTCCGCGATCACCGTCGCCGTCATGCCCGAGATCGAGGATAGCGAGATACAGATCAATCCGAACGACCTTCGCATCGACGTTATGCGCAGCTCCGGCCACGGCGGGCAGTCCGTAAATACCACCGATAGCGCCGTTCGCATCACTCACATCCCGACCGGCTTAGTCGTCACCAACCAAGACGGCAAGGATCAACACAAAAACAAAGAGGCAGCGATGAAGGTGCTAAAGGCGCGCCTTTACGATATGCAGGAGCAGGAGCGCTTAGAGAAAGAGCGCAAAGATCGCAAGGATCAGGTGGGCACCGGCGACCGCTCGGGGCGGATCCGCACCTACAACTATCCGCAAAACCGCATCAGCGACCACCGCATAAATTTAACGCTCTACCGCCTGGACGCGATCATGGCAGGCGGTTTGTTCGACGAGATCATCGATCCGCTCATAGCGCACTCTCAAGCCGAAGCGATCGCAAACGCGGGCTATTGA
- a CDS encoding CopD family protein translates to MSYYWFKFVHFAGFISWMAMLFYMPRLYVYHAENLDKPDFVKVVKKMERMLYHAIGWIAMAVTVFSGVMLIVLNPGLMKMGYFHIKLLAGVLLICYHLWLYYYMYKFEKNECHRSGKYFRAINEGPTIIMFIILYAMLIMPNLPSN, encoded by the coding sequence ATGAGTTACTATTGGTTTAAATTTGTCCATTTTGCGGGCTTTATTTCATGGATGGCGATGCTATTTTATATGCCGCGTCTGTATGTTTATCACGCTGAAAATTTAGACAAACCGGATTTCGTAAAGGTCGTTAAAAAGATGGAGCGGATGCTGTATCACGCGATCGGCTGGATAGCGATGGCGGTGACGGTTTTTAGCGGCGTGATGCTTATTGTTTTAAATCCGGGGCTTATGAAAATGGGGTATTTTCATATAAAATTACTAGCCGGAGTTTTGTTAATCTGTTATCATTTGTGGCTGTATTATTATATGTATAAATTTGAAAAAAACGAGTGTCACAGGAGCGGAAAATACTTCCGTGCGATCAACGAAGGCCCTACGATCATAATGTTTATAATACTTTATGCGATGCTAATAATGCCGAATTTACCGAGCAACTAG
- the ruvC gene encoding crossover junction endodeoxyribonuclease RuvC, giving the protein MKILGIDPGTRNLGYAILEKDVNKITLVEAGLVKMKAENVQFQMTQMSEAIDQIFSAHKIDEVAIESMFYAYNPQSVLKLAQFRGALALKILQIFGNFTEYTPLQIKKSVTGKAKAAKEQVAFMVKRILGINKEIKPLDITDAIAIALTHANVMRLAPK; this is encoded by the coding sequence ATGAAAATTTTAGGAATCGATCCGGGAACTAGAAATTTAGGCTATGCGATTTTGGAAAAAGATGTGAATAAAATCACTCTCGTAGAGGCGGGATTAGTGAAAATGAAGGCCGAAAACGTGCAATTTCAAATGACGCAGATGAGCGAGGCGATCGATCAAATTTTTAGCGCTCATAAGATTGATGAGGTCGCGATAGAATCGATGTTTTACGCCTATAATCCGCAGTCTGTTTTGAAGCTTGCTCAGTTTCGCGGCGCGCTAGCCCTTAAAATTTTACAAATTTTTGGTAATTTTACCGAATACACGCCGCTTCAGATAAAAAAATCGGTCACCGGAAAGGCAAAGGCGGCGAAGGAGCAGGTTGCGTTCATGGTGAAGCGGATCTTGGGGATTAATAAGGAGATTAAGCCGCTTGACATCACCGATGCCATAGCTATCGCGCTTACGCATGCAAATGTTATGCGCTTAGCGCCTAAATAG
- a CDS encoding nitrilase-related carbon-nitrogen hydrolase, translating to MKIAILQMDVKMAQNSVDCEQNFIRARELIDRALKRGADVLVLPEAFNTGFCVQNFKRLADAGAARTKGFLSGISQNCGAVLIGGSINSERDKIYNSAFVYQNGAEILRYDKIHAFSLARENEIVSGGDRLGICEIKFKNRAVKIGVAVCYDLRFCEIFRALALRGAQIVFVIAQFAQSRIEHFITLARARAIENQIFICAVNGCGDTGQGESFGGNSMLIGPGGEIIARLGKKEAVKIARANLDEILKFRAKIDILKDMKPEIYKEF from the coding sequence ATGAAAATCGCTATTTTGCAAATGGACGTGAAAATGGCTCAAAATTCCGTAGATTGCGAGCAAAATTTTATCCGAGCGCGCGAGCTGATCGATCGCGCGTTAAAACGCGGCGCGGACGTATTGGTGCTGCCCGAGGCCTTTAACACGGGCTTTTGCGTACAAAATTTCAAGCGCTTAGCCGACGCGGGAGCTGCGCGAACGAAGGGATTTTTAAGCGGAATTTCGCAAAACTGCGGTGCTGTTTTAATAGGCGGATCGATAAACTCCGAGCGAGATAAAATTTATAATTCTGCTTTCGTCTATCAAAACGGAGCCGAAATTTTACGCTACGACAAGATCCACGCTTTCTCGCTTGCTCGCGAAAATGAGATCGTAAGCGGCGGTGATAGGTTAGGAATTTGCGAGATAAAATTTAAAAATCGCGCGGTTAAAATCGGCGTCGCGGTCTGTTATGATCTGCGCTTTTGCGAAATTTTTCGCGCCTTGGCGCTTCGCGGCGCGCAGATAGTTTTTGTAATCGCACAGTTTGCACAAAGCCGCATAGAGCATTTTATCACGCTTGCGAGAGCCCGCGCGATCGAAAATCAAATTTTTATCTGCGCGGTAAACGGCTGCGGCGATACGGGGCAGGGCGAGAGTTTCGGTGGAAATTCGATGTTAATCGGTCCTGGCGGCGAGATCATTGCACGCCTAGGCAAAAAAGAGGCTGTGAAGATTGCTCGGGCGAATTTAGATGAAATTTTAAAATTTCGCGCTAAAATAGATATTTTAAAAGATATGAAACCTGAAATTTATAAGGAGTTTTGA